The Syngnathus acus chromosome 2, fSynAcu1.2, whole genome shotgun sequence genomic interval taattatttatttttttaaatatttctattttggATACAGCATAGCCAgtgtgtaatttttttgtttttttttgtatccgcGCACAAATGACCCTATGTGCTGCATCTCATTGTCAAAACATTGTTTGTGTAAATACTGACACTTTGAAAATCTCCTTTGCCTtaagtatttttaaacaacccAAAAAGCTCTATTTCTTCCCCACTCTGTAAAATGGcaattttaaatcatttgaataagATCAGACAACTAGCAATACAGTTTCCAGGTTATGAAGCGTGTTTCAAATAATTCCTTCATCACTTAACGGTACAAACTATAAtttgatttcccccccccccccccctctcagcTGAAGGCAGCTTTCTGTGAACCGTTACTCGTGCACAATTCAAGATACGTGAGGACACCaagacatttttcttctcGACTCCAGTGCACAAACATACAGCTTAATGCGACCAGTGTTCCCCTTTTTATTGGGGCTCACCATGACGACCGCTCGCACGGCTCAGAAATGCGCTGCTGCATCAATGGagcgagaggaagaggagaaccCGCGTGAGAAGGAAGACACAAGACTTCTGCTCACAAAGTATCCACGAAATATCTTAAGCTACATTTAAAGATCATCTCCCGATCGCAAACAATCGCcaccaaattgaaaaaaaagaaaatccgaTCAACTGTCAACAAACTTCATCCATTTATGTGAAACACCGCACTTGCCTCTTCGCTCCCCTTGCGCAAGATTCCTCCCGGCcaggctctctctctctctcccccctgcTTAAAATGTGATTGATGGCCCCAAGCTTGCATGCTCCGCTCCGGGTTCGGCATAAAACTGCGCAGCGTATATCCAGCTGCCTGCTCTTTGTATAAAAGCTGAAGCGCGAAAgcgattgatttttttttacgcacTTGGATTCAAGAAAGTCCCTTTTTTTCAACGTGACCAAATGTATGTTGCCGATTAAGGTTGCACATCTGGGACAGGACGAGATCTTAAATGTTTCCACGCGCGGAAAAAGCACATCTAAACGTTTACATGCCGGGCTTACCTCCTTGTCCAGGAAAGTGCACTATAGGTTGTCGACTTGTAGAAATGCTTATCTCCTTTCCCTGCATGTGACTGGCTGCTGCTCCCTaagattttctttcctctgcCTCAACTGAGCACCAGCTCTCCTCTGCTCCCGCTATTATTTTCGCTAAAATATATGAAAAtttatgcaaatgaaaatcagCACTAACTGTTCGTCTCTTGTTATACTTggggttgattttttttttccccccctctcccctgccttttttttttatgcataatAAAACCGAGTCCCCCAGCAGGGAAACTTAGGGGAGCCTtttataataaacaaataaataaacacatcaTATATCAGACAGCGGCCCTTTGACTGCCCTCGACGCACTTTAAAGGCGTCGTGTGCATAGAACATCAGTAATTTGGACCGAAATCCGAACTGTATATTAATGAATAGTGGCGGGCCCCCATGGCTCTGCCCCCCAAGTCTGCCTAttcaatgtaaacaaatgcaCAAGGCGCAATCCGTTATTGAGCCCGGTCCAAATTAAATCTACTGGGAtcagagaggggggggggggggggggggggctggctCTCTGGCACGGACTACAGGGCCTTATATTTGCCCCTTAAATCCCTTTAGCGTTTCTTGTTGCGTCATCTTTGATTGGGTGCGCTTTGGAGCGAGCGTTCGGGGTTAATGCGCGACATGTCTCACAAATCCGGGTGGCTTGTGTGCGGGTGGACCTTCCCTGGCAGGTGGGCAAACTGGGCACAGTGGGATGCAGACACCCAGCTCGTCGGGTTCTTTGAGTCAATCGGGGTGTCGTTTGAGAAGGTGTGGCTGTGTCGCACCGTGAAAGAAGGTGTGTCCAAACTGCGGCCTGAGGGCGATTTTTGGACCGGTGGCCGTTTTTATCCGCCCTTGGTAAATAACCTAAAAATATTCagatttgcaaataaaatactaataatattattgcatAAAAATGATAACTTTGAATTTCTGCTTCATGTCGAAGTCTGGTTTGTGAATAATTATAAAACTATTTGCTTTGTAAATTTCATATGTACATTTTGTGTgcatcaaattgtttttgattgatttttaggATACTTATTAGATTAAaggtaaaaaatgtcaaagtcgCCCTTGCATTCTTTGATTCCTCGGAAGCAAAAGTTtacacacccctgctttaaagaCTGCATTTGGCTCTTTTTCTACAACTTTTTGTGGAGGCAATTGACCTGCCTTTATATTGACCCACGACACACACAATACCATTTACCAGCCTTGTTGTTTCGATGATCTTTTTAACATAGCCGATGAGTACACTGGACAGCTACTAGAGAAATCAATGTGCACAACATGTGCTCTCATCTGTTCATCATCCTCCAATATATACCAAATATAATTTGATTGCATAATACAGCCGCTTCTGGTTGTCGTTGTTGGACATAAACAGTTTGGGTTTGTTCAAGAATGTCTTCAATCTATACCTGACCCTTGAGGAATTAACAAGCCTGTGTTGATTCCTCCTATTACGCAATCAGGCCAAGTAAGAAGATCATTAGAATTGTTAATGAGTGAAGGAGAAGATTTTATTGACCAAAGAGCTGTAATgacaaaattcaaatttatagtttttggggaaaaaaattaacattaaTTAGTGATACATCGACTACTGTTTATTTTAGTGTATACCCTAAATGACAGAATTTGAAAGCACAATTCCTTTTTAATAAATGCTTTAGAATTTGAGCATGAAATCTTTGTAAAGTGTCGTTCTTCTTTGTATACCAAAAATAATGCTTCAAAACAGGTGCACTGTTGTCCCAAGCAGATTGATTGGAAATCTAAGACATTCTACAAAGTTGTTGTACAAAAGCTCACAATCACTTTACGAGCTTCGATTTTATTTACTATTCTGGTTTTGTTTGGGCCGCAATTAAGAATAAGCCAATTGGAATAGCCGGAAGGAGTCTTCGTGAGCCTTCAGCGAAGCTGCTGGTGCCTGCCAATCATTCCCCCGGCAGCCAATCAGCGGAGAGGAACGAGGTAAACATCCGCGAGTCCTCGTGccagggggcgggggggggggggggggggggggtgtaaggGGGGGCGGGACTCGACGGCCAGTcagggagagagaggaggagagggagaACAAGCGAATGAGAGGGGAGGCTGGTGAGCAGCGCCTTCCACTGTTCCTACGGATTGTACTTCAACTGGAGTTTGCGGTTTGGCAGCTTTAAATATATCAAAACGGAACAAAGAGAAAGACTCCTCACTGCTGTAAaaagaagagagagaaaagaataAAGCGAGGGAGAAATCTGACCGAATTACAAAAGGACTCcgctcatgttttttttttttttttttaacatctaaCGGGAACATAAACTGGAACTGTGTGGACAATTTGCaagctttttccttttttttttccctgatcACCGAAACTTTTTTGCGGGGACGACGCTTTTTCCATTCataattgaatttgaatgtCCACATTTTCACCCGAGCAACTTTGTACACGGACTGCACATGTTTTAAAGGGATTTTTGCGAAGCTGGAGTTTGTATTCGTCCATCTCGCGTGCACAGCTGCCCGCGCGGATGCTGTAAATGCATGCGGATTTTATTCAGTTTTCCGAAACCGTCGTTTTGGCGTATTTACGCACGCATGGTGTGTGGCAAGCCATAACTACTTTTTGACGTTTGAATAATTCATGAGGCATAATTTGCCTACACGAAAGAAGTGACTGTAGAAAGGGAGGGGGCGATCCACCAACATATTCATAAGGCTTGACGGAATGGCCACCGCGGCTTCCAATCCTTATCTGGGCAGCAATAGCATCCTATCGTCGGGCTCGATCGTGCACTCTGACTCGGGAGGCGGTGGCATGCAGCCGGGCAGCGCTGCTGTTACCTCGGTCTCCGGGGGCTACAGAGGGGACCCCTCCATCAAGATGGTGCAAAGTGACTTTATGCAAGGCGCAATGGCAGCCAGCAACGGAGGACACATGCTGAGCCATGCCCACCAGTGGGTGACCTCGCTCCcgcacgccgccgccgcagctgCAGCCGCCGCGGTGGCCGCCGCCGAAGCCGGCTCCCCCTGGTCGTCGAGCCCGGTCGGCATGAGCGCCAGTCCGCAGCAGCAGGACGTGAAGAACTCCGCCAGGGACGACCTGCACACGGGCACGGCGCTGCACCACCGGCCGCCGGTGCCGCCTCACTTAGCGGCCCACCAGACTCACGCCGGGGCTTGGGGCAGCAGCACCGCGGCGCACATTAACTCCATATCGGgtgggcagcagcagcagcaacagcagcagcagcagtcgcTCATCTACTCCCAGCCGGGCGGCTTCACTGTGAACGGCATGCTCAGCCCCGGGAGCCAGAGCCTGGTGCACCCGGGCTTGGTCCGGGGCGACACCCCGGATCTGGACCACGGCgcgcaccaccaccaccatcaccagcATCACCCGCACCACCAGCACCACGGCGGCGTCAACAGCCACGACCCGCACTCGGACGACGACACGCCGACATCGGACGACTTGGAGCAGTTCGCCAAGCAGTTCAAGCAGCGGAGGATCAAACTGGGCTTCACCCAGGCGGACGTGGGCCTGGCGCTGGGCACCCTTTACGGCAACGTCTTCTCGCAGACGACCATCTGCAGGTTCGAGGCTCTGCAGCTCAGTTTCAAGAACATGTGCAAGCTCAAGCCGCTGCTGAACAAGTGGCTGGAGGAAGCCGACTCGTCCACCGGCAGCCCCACCAGCATCGACAAGATCGCCGCGCAGGGcagaaagaggaagaagcGCACGTCCATCGAGGTGAGCGTCAAGGGGGCTCTGGAGAGCCACTTCCTCAAGTGTCCCAAGCCCTCGGCCCAGGAAATCAGCACCCTGGCGGACAACCTGCAGCTGGAGAAGGAAGTGGTCCGAGTGTGGTTTTGCAATAGGAGACAGAAGGAAAAGCGGATGACGCCCCCGGGAGTGGCGCAGACGCCGGAGGATGTGTACTCTCAGGTCGGCAATGTGAGTGCAGAAACGCCGCCCCCCTCCATGGACTGCAAACGAATGTTCAGTGAAACATAGAGCAAGCAGCACAGCAGAATATTTTATATCCGATtgatacacaaaaacacatacgCACAGACTATCGCCAGGATAGCAGCAATTTTGATACTGTGATTGTGAGGGAATGTGAATGAGactgcaaaacaaatgttatcTATTTTtcagcagagagagagagagagagagaaaacaaagagaacCTTGAACCGCTTTTCCTCCCAACCCCCTTCAGAACAAACGCATCTTCTTCAGGGGCCTGAAATGTTTTAACCTAAAAGGTTCCTTCTGCTTGTTTCTTTCAGGGGCATTTTTTAGTAGATTACTTAAAAGATGCGAGTGAGGCGAGCGACCAGAGGGTGACAACCACAAGTTCATTCCACCAGGTAATTTTGGCGCATTGAGAACACACCAagacacccccccaccccgccctCCTTCAACACACCTCATCCCACCATCACCGAGTGTTGTTTTGATGCCCCCTCCCG includes:
- the pou3f3b gene encoding POU domain, class 3, transcription factor 3-B; translation: MATAASNPYLGSNSILSSGSIVHSDSGGGGMQPGSAAVTSVSGGYRGDPSIKMVQSDFMQGAMAASNGGHMLSHAHQWVTSLPHAAAAAAAAAVAAAEAGSPWSSSPVGMSASPQQQDVKNSARDDLHTGTALHHRPPVPPHLAAHQTHAGAWGSSTAAHINSISGGQQQQQQQQQQSLIYSQPGGFTVNGMLSPGSQSLVHPGLVRGDTPDLDHGAHHHHHHQHHPHHQHHGGVNSHDPHSDDDTPTSDDLEQFAKQFKQRRIKLGFTQADVGLALGTLYGNVFSQTTICRFEALQLSFKNMCKLKPLLNKWLEEADSSTGSPTSIDKIAAQGRKRKKRTSIEVSVKGALESHFLKCPKPSAQEISTLADNLQLEKEVVRVWFCNRRQKEKRMTPPGVAQTPEDVYSQVGNGHFLVDYLKDASEASDQRVTTTSSFHQVILAH